A part of Crassostrea angulata isolate pt1a10 chromosome 5, ASM2561291v2, whole genome shotgun sequence genomic DNA contains:
- the LOC128184000 gene encoding M-phase phosphoprotein 8-like, which yields MAEMEGSTSVGEEVSADMAIASPSVSDSGGSDNSEKSEEELFEVERIVGLSKIRGRTLYKVRWKNYGPADDTWEPVDNLQSCLDLVEDFQQKREEDKKRRAEERRKKKAQMEGKGSTDEDDSSRDSTDAPKPVSTFKNTFWKDLEEGKVNLFHTDMYSKVKEGGRASRPTCLKDKHQNVKSEESKSSKKRRTPTVKKEARKKERDKRAHCLSSEFVTSSEDEVVNSDYEIVKSDTSTPNNKLTHDYSDSSSENSVRMPVLKIKKLKSSEDRSDSNSENEDGRSKDTLIKKEKVHKHDSAKKIKVKKHNKEVRVKYEPENLNSDKSLSVKVENGRTEISEKPASPIKSYLSGGNTPPRKISPGDSPSNKLPQATSTPDVKQSEKESQESFSVGLKRKHVGSGCDSNSHCKVSKVRRNSGQASRDSGLGSSTSSVSSIEMDRNRSSATRRKESSNSMDCSQPLDDLWNGSLLPLLPESTKTQERGADLSFDIELDDIDLDQLDKETDSEADALVITDAKFQQAVTEGDYQAVRRALSSSKRYDVEAVDDLGITLLMYAAQSGFDDIAELLVSNGADINAQQKNGTTSLMLACEHAYICTVALLVELGAKINVQQDTGETALMKAVKRGHKQIVKFLLEYGANFSAQNNSGFSALTYAKMLRLTEIEDIITEFITRLTKEFDKQVAVTLNNTAQISSSLFPMQVFPLCESSKFVINFKHEMQPNTPGVGYLLFIAHARITATDCKCRFYGPCAVNSATLNGVPQPPLTEEANFVLSCCPLQNGRNEIVINTVKASTSKAKLVICAYKAQLIDG from the exons ATGGCGGAGATGGAAGGTAGTACGTCTGTCGGTGAAGAAGTCTCGGCCGATATGGCGATCGCTTCGCCCTCTGTCTCTGACTCTGGTGGATCAGACAACTCGGAGAAATCAGAGGAAGAATTGTTTGAAGTGGAGAGGATCGTAGGATTGTCTAAAATTCGG GGTAGGACGCTGTACAAAGTGAGGTGGAAGAACTACGGGCCAGCTGACGACACCTGGGAACCGGTGGACAATCTCCAGTCCTGTCTCGACCTTGTGGAAGACTTCCAGCAGAAAAGGGAGGAAGATAAGAAAAGGAGAGCAGAGGAAAGAAGGAAAAAGAAG GCTCAAATGGAAGGAAAAGGCTCAACAGATGAAGACGATTCTTCCAGAGACAGCACCGATGCCCCCAAACCAGTTTCCACATTCAAAAACACATTTTGGAAAGACCTTGAAGAAGGGAAGGTGAACTTGTTCCACACAGACATGTACTCTAAGGTCAAAGAGGGAGGAAGGGCTTCAAGGCCAACTTGTCTCAAGGACAAACATCAGAATGTTAAGTCAGAGGAGTCCAAATCCTCCAAAAAGCGAAGGACGCCAACAGTGAAAAAGGAAGCCAGGAAAAAGGAGAGGGACAAGAGAGCTCATTGTTTATCTTCCGAGTTTGTCACATCCAGTGAGGATGAAGTCGTGAACAGTGATTATGAAATTGTCAAGAGTGACACAAGTACGCCCAACAATAAACTAACACATGATTATTCAGACTCCTCTAGTGAAAATTCTGTCAGAATGCCAGTTCTTAAAATTAAG AAATTGAAGAGCAGTGAAGATAGAAGTGACAGTAACTCGGAAA atgaaGATGGAAGGTCAAAGGATACTctgataaagaaagaaaaagtgcACAAACATGACAGTGCAAAAAAGATTAAAGTGAAAAAACACAATAAAGAAGTGAGAGTGAAATATGAACCTGAAAACTTGAATTCAGATAAGTCATTGTCTGTGAAAGTGGAAAACGGTAGAACTGAAATATCAGAAAAACCGGCCAGTCCTATCAAATCCTATCTATCCGGAGGAAACACCCCTCCTCGAAAAATCTCTCCTGGAGATTCCCCAAGTAACAAGCTTCCACAGGCCACCAGCACCCCAGATGTTAAACAATCTGAAAAAGAAAGTCAGGAATCGTTTTCAGTGGGACTCAAGAGAAAGCATGTGGGTTCGGGATGTGATTCTAATTCTCATTGCAAGGTGTCGAAAGTTCGGAGAAATTCTGGACAGGCATCTCGCGACAGTGGACTTGGAAGTTCTACGAGTAGTGTCAGTAGTATTGAGATGGATCGGAACAGGTCATCCGCAACTCGTAGAAAGGAATCTTCTAATTCTATGGACTGCTCCCAGCCTCTGGATGACTTGTGGAATGGCTCCCTGTTGCCCTTGTTACCAGAGAGCACAAAGACTCAAGAAAGAG GGGCTGATCTAAGTTTTGATATAGAGCTGGATGACATTGATTTAGACCAGCTAGACAAAGAAACA gaTAGTGAAGCTGATGCCCTTGTTATTACTGATG cGAAGTTCCAGCAGGCGGTGACAGAGGGGGATTACCAGGCGGTGCGGCGGGCCCTCAGTAGCAGTAAACGCTACGATGTGGAGGCGGTGGATGACCTTGGGATCACCCTCCTCATGTACGCCGCCCAGAGTG GATTTGATGATATAGCAGAGTTATTGGTCAGTAATGGGGCAGACATTAATGCTCAACAGAAAAACGGCACAACGTCACTGATGCTAGCATGTGAACAT GCCTATATATGTACAGTTGCTTTACTAGTTGAGTTGGGTGCCAAAATAAATGTTCAACAAGATACCGGTGAAACTGCTTTGATGAAG GCTGTAAAACGAGGCCACAAGCAGATTGTGAAGTTTCTTCTGGAGTACGGTGCTAATTTCTCAGCCCAAAATAACTCGGGATTCTCAGCTCTGACCTACGCCAAAATGTTACGTCTTACGGAGATAGAAGATATTATTACAGAGTTTATTACGAG ACTGACAAAGGAGTTTGACAAACAAGTAGCAGTCACCCTGAACAATACTGCCCAGATCTCCAGCAGTCTTTTTCCAATGCAGGTGTTTCCACTGTGTGAATCCAGCAAATTTGTCATTAACTTCAAACATGAGATGCAACCAAACACACCAG GTGTGGGGTATCTCCTATTCATTGCTCATGCCAGAATTACAGCTACAGACTGCAAGTGCCGATTCTATGGACCATGTGCGGTCAACTCGGCCACCCTCAATGGAGTCCCCCAACCTCCTCTCACTGAG GAGGCTAATTTTGTATTGTCTTGCTGTCCTCTGCAAAATGGCAGAAATGAGATTGTCATTAACACTGTCAAGGCATCAACTTCTAAG GCTAAGTTGGTAATATGTGCTTATAAAGCACAGCTGATTGATGGTTAA